One Bacteriovorax sp. Seq25_V DNA window includes the following coding sequences:
- a CDS encoding TolC family protein has translation MIRKKELFSFLFLSLSVFGQDLYVQEISDDYSDLNQILKPLSLNIAIEQGMRKNFSENIRKNDKEIYLNKIQDNKEKFYYPNINLTLDASSQRVGTVKGSNSTTDSKSKIPTGSFGLEFGEYSIFNWGKDYLSYLNTKEELERSKDRTNEESREFRQDIIIAFTNLIYLDQTVRIKKEQLRTASFIYRLNRERVIQKKVSKHEYYQARSEYLRAQQEYFETKLTYENAHEEMAKLIDDEPGTKYQIAQNFRHQKVKLTLRGALELAAKNAPFIKDGVTNENIKKREYEIAIKDNMPLPKITLDLGTYKHHFSPEGTRTLYEVDEGNSNLEVVATVKASWTIFGDGGVFNRRKLANARLSKENSTWNARSAKRKVEAYITKIFQEFSNSHDKIKILEARVPSLKKTMELANNRYIEGKGRYTDFHISLVEYFDAQIDYEKLKWEYLRNKILLAQLVGLEDLPGESFDNIIVKNEDAK, from the coding sequence ATGATTAGAAAAAAAGAATTATTCTCATTTCTCTTTCTCTCTCTTTCTGTATTTGGCCAAGATCTCTACGTTCAAGAAATTTCTGATGACTACAGTGATCTTAATCAAATCCTAAAACCTCTCTCTCTGAATATTGCTATCGAACAAGGGATGCGCAAGAATTTCAGTGAAAATATTAGAAAGAATGACAAAGAAATCTATCTCAACAAAATTCAGGACAATAAAGAAAAATTCTATTATCCAAATATTAACCTGACTCTTGATGCCAGTAGCCAACGTGTCGGTACAGTAAAAGGCTCTAATTCGACGACAGACTCCAAAAGTAAGATTCCAACAGGATCATTTGGACTAGAGTTTGGCGAGTATTCAATCTTCAATTGGGGAAAAGACTACTTAAGTTACCTCAACACCAAAGAAGAACTTGAAAGAAGTAAAGATCGTACTAATGAAGAATCAAGAGAATTTAGACAAGATATTATCATCGCCTTCACTAACCTCATCTACCTTGATCAAACAGTTCGTATCAAGAAAGAACAACTGAGAACCGCGTCTTTTATCTATCGTCTCAACCGCGAAAGAGTTATTCAAAAGAAAGTTTCAAAACATGAGTACTACCAAGCACGCTCTGAGTACTTAAGAGCACAACAAGAATACTTTGAAACTAAATTAACTTATGAAAATGCTCATGAAGAAATGGCAAAACTAATCGATGATGAACCAGGAACGAAGTATCAGATCGCTCAAAACTTCCGTCATCAAAAAGTAAAGCTCACGCTCAGAGGAGCTCTAGAGCTTGCAGCAAAGAATGCACCTTTTATTAAAGATGGTGTGACAAATGAGAATATCAAAAAGCGTGAGTACGAAATTGCAATTAAAGATAATATGCCTCTTCCAAAAATCACTCTCGACCTTGGAACATACAAGCACCACTTCTCTCCAGAAGGAACAAGAACATTGTACGAAGTCGATGAAGGAAATTCAAACCTTGAAGTTGTGGCAACAGTGAAAGCTTCTTGGACAATTTTTGGAGACGGAGGGGTTTTCAACCGTAGAAAACTTGCCAACGCAAGACTTTCAAAAGAAAACTCTACCTGGAATGCAAGATCTGCAAAACGTAAGGTTGAAGCTTATATCACGAAAATCTTTCAAGAATTTTCAAACTCGCACGACAAAATTAAAATTCTTGAAGCTCGTGTACCATCTCTAAAGAAAACGATGGAGCTTGCTAACAATCGCTATATTGAAGGAAAAGGTCGTTACACAGATTTTCATATCTCACTAGTTGAATACTTTGACGCTCAAATTGATTATGAAAAATTAAAATGGGAATACCTTCGAAATAAAATCCTTCTCGCTCAACTTGTTGGACTTGAAGATCTTCCAGGTGAATCATTCGATAATATCATTGTAAAAAATGAGGATGCTAAATGA
- the kdsB gene encoding 3-deoxy-manno-octulosonate cytidylyltransferase has protein sequence MKALVLIPSRYASTRFPGKPLAKISGLSMVERVYRGCEKILDFYPDSVVAVVTDNNEIENEVKSFGGTAVRVDDDVPSGSERINLAYQRHFKNRGFDFVINVQGDEPLIEADLLKKLIEFHSTSNRDATTVVKKISQADENFKDPNKVKAIFNEDNGICHYFSRAQVPFNRNQADGVNWFLHIGIYSFRPNVLEEFCKLPQSKNEQIECLEQLRLLDNGFTMGAVQTEMTLCGVDSPEDIKVVERIINEKK, from the coding sequence ATGAAAGCTCTAGTATTGATACCTTCGCGCTATGCCTCGACGAGGTTTCCCGGCAAACCACTTGCTAAAATTTCTGGCCTCTCGATGGTAGAGAGAGTTTACCGCGGATGCGAAAAAATTTTAGATTTCTATCCTGACTCAGTTGTTGCGGTAGTAACTGATAATAATGAAATTGAAAATGAAGTTAAATCATTTGGCGGCACAGCTGTCAGAGTTGATGATGATGTTCCAAGTGGTTCTGAGCGAATCAATTTAGCTTATCAAAGACACTTTAAAAATCGTGGATTCGATTTTGTGATAAATGTTCAAGGTGATGAACCTCTTATTGAAGCTGATCTTCTAAAGAAGTTAATTGAATTTCACAGTACATCGAATAGAGATGCCACGACAGTTGTAAAAAAGATTTCTCAAGCTGATGAAAATTTTAAAGATCCAAATAAGGTTAAGGCCATCTTCAATGAAGATAATGGAATTTGCCATTACTTCTCTCGCGCCCAGGTTCCGTTTAATCGCAATCAGGCCGATGGAGTGAATTGGTTCTTACATATTGGAATATATTCATTTAGACCAAATGTTCTCGAGGAGTTTTGTAAGCTTCCTCAATCGAAGAATGAACAGATCGAATGCCTTGAGCAGCTTCGATTATTAGATAACGGTTTTACAATGGGAGCCGTACAAACTGAAATGACTCTTTGTGGAGTTGATTCACCAGAAGATATAAAAGTAGTAGAAAGGATTATAAATGAAAAAAAATAG
- a CDS encoding CTP synthase, with the protein MKKNSTKKYIFITGGVSSSLGKGLAAASIASLLERRGIKINMLKMDPYINVDPGTMSPTQHGEVFVTDDGAETDLDLGHYERFTSLTLNKKSNFTTGQVYLQVIENEREGKYLGKTVQVVPHITNEIKRRIDLAATDADILIGEIGGTVGDIESLPFVESIRQFAHDVGHENVLFIHLVLIPYLSAAGELKSKPAQHSVKELRSAGLFPNVIICRSDREVDASILDKISLFCNVPRDNVFQSIDLDSIYKVPLNFHEQGLDQKIASLLGIWAASPNVEDMKNVVHNFDHPLREVRIGIVGKYTELVESYKSLDEALNHAAISQQLKLKPVYIDAEDIESKGAKALLEGVQGILVPGGFGERGTEGKIAAIEYARKNNLPFFGICLGMQLAIIEFARNVCGIKEATSEEFTSGGEHLIHYMEGQTREGSKGGSMRLGAYDCALAKGSRAFDIYKEENISERHRHRLEVNNFYAKKLEDAGLTISGRNKELDLVEVIEITNHPHFVACQYHPEFKSRPTDPHPLFNSFIEKADSYGK; encoded by the coding sequence ATGAAAAAAAATAGTACGAAGAAATACATTTTCATCACAGGGGGAGTTTCAAGCTCCCTTGGTAAGGGGTTAGCAGCTGCGAGTATTGCTTCTCTTCTTGAGCGTCGTGGAATTAAAATCAACATGCTAAAGATGGACCCGTATATTAATGTTGACCCAGGAACAATGAGTCCAACTCAACACGGTGAAGTTTTTGTTACGGATGATGGTGCGGAAACGGATCTGGACCTTGGCCACTACGAGAGATTTACTTCTTTGACTTTAAATAAGAAGAGTAACTTTACGACGGGCCAGGTTTATCTTCAGGTTATTGAAAACGAAAGAGAAGGTAAGTACTTAGGAAAAACTGTTCAGGTTGTTCCTCATATTACAAACGAAATCAAAAGAAGAATAGACCTTGCAGCAACTGATGCAGATATTTTAATTGGAGAGATTGGTGGAACGGTTGGCGATATTGAATCTCTGCCATTTGTTGAATCAATTAGACAATTTGCTCATGATGTTGGTCATGAGAATGTTCTCTTTATTCATCTTGTTCTTATCCCATATCTTTCTGCTGCGGGAGAGCTAAAGAGCAAGCCAGCTCAACACTCCGTAAAGGAATTAAGGTCTGCAGGTCTTTTTCCAAACGTAATTATCTGTCGTTCTGATAGGGAAGTTGATGCTTCTATTTTAGATAAAATTTCTCTTTTTTGTAACGTTCCACGTGACAATGTTTTTCAGTCAATTGACTTAGATTCAATTTATAAAGTGCCACTTAACTTCCATGAGCAGGGACTTGATCAGAAGATTGCTTCTCTTCTTGGCATTTGGGCCGCAAGTCCAAATGTCGAAGATATGAAAAATGTTGTTCATAACTTTGATCATCCGCTGCGTGAAGTAAGAATTGGTATTGTTGGAAAATATACTGAACTTGTTGAATCTTATAAGTCTCTTGATGAGGCCTTAAATCATGCGGCTATTTCACAGCAACTAAAACTTAAACCTGTTTATATTGATGCTGAAGATATTGAGTCAAAAGGTGCAAAAGCCCTACTTGAAGGTGTGCAAGGAATTCTTGTTCCAGGTGGATTCGGTGAAAGAGGAACAGAAGGAAAGATTGCTGCGATTGAGTATGCACGGAAAAATAATCTACCATTTTTTGGAATTTGTCTTGGGATGCAACTTGCGATTATTGAATTTGCAAGAAATGTATGTGGGATAAAGGAAGCTACGTCTGAAGAATTTACTTCTGGTGGTGAGCATTTAATTCACTATATGGAAGGGCAGACAAGAGAGGGGTCTAAAGGTGGAAGTATGCGTCTTGGTGCTTATGACTGTGCTTTAGCAAAAGGCTCTCGCGCTTTTGATATTTATAAGGAAGAGAATATTTCTGAAAGACATAGACATCGTCTTGAAGTTAATAATTTCTACGCAAAAAAACTTGAAGACGCTGGACTAACAATCAGTGGTAGAAATAAGGAGCTTGATTTAGTTGAGGTGATTGAGATTACTAATCATCCACACTTTGTAGCTTGTCAGTATCACCCTGAGTTTAAGTCTCGTCCGACAGACCCACACCCATTATTTAATTCATTTATTGAAAAGGCAGATAGTTATGGAAAATAA
- the kdsA gene encoding 3-deoxy-8-phosphooctulonate synthase, translating to MENKKFDFFVGTCVIESEQMCMDVAGRLTEIFAKYKDEVNFSYKGSFDKANRSSKDSFRGPGLEKGLEILAKVKKAYGVPLITDFHTAEQAMKVAEVVDTLQVPAFLCRQTDMIIAGAEACKKFGGQLKIKKGQFLSPEETGNIVEKANEYLPKERILLTERGTSFGYNNLVVDMASFQIMKSFGVRAIHDATHCVQRPGGLGKITGGKREQILTLARAAVAAGADGIFMEVHPKPEEAKSDSATSLPLDKAPEIIEKLLELHRVVRNG from the coding sequence ATGGAAAATAAAAAATTTGATTTCTTCGTTGGTACATGTGTAATTGAAAGTGAACAAATGTGTATGGACGTTGCTGGAAGGCTGACAGAAATTTTTGCAAAATATAAGGATGAGGTAAACTTCTCTTATAAAGGAAGTTTTGATAAGGCGAACCGTTCATCAAAAGATTCTTTTAGAGGACCAGGTCTAGAAAAAGGTCTTGAGATTCTTGCTAAAGTAAAAAAGGCCTATGGTGTTCCACTTATTACTGATTTTCATACTGCTGAACAAGCTATGAAGGTCGCCGAAGTTGTCGACACTCTTCAGGTTCCAGCATTCCTTTGTCGTCAAACAGATATGATTATCGCCGGAGCGGAAGCTTGTAAGAAGTTTGGTGGACAATTAAAAATTAAAAAAGGACAGTTTCTTTCTCCTGAAGAAACTGGAAATATCGTCGAAAAAGCAAATGAGTACCTTCCAAAAGAGAGAATCCTTCTAACTGAAAGAGGAACAAGTTTTGGATATAATAACCTTGTTGTTGATATGGCAAGTTTTCAAATTATGAAGAGCTTTGGTGTAAGAGCAATTCATGATGCTACTCACTGTGTACAAAGACCTGGTGGTCTTGGGAAAATCACAGGTGGGAAAAGAGAACAAATCCTCACTCTTGCAAGAGCTGCTGTTGCTGCTGGAGCTGATGGGATCTTTATGGAAGTTCATCCAAAGCCGGAGGAAGCTAAGTCTGATTCAGCAACAAGTCTACCACTTGATAAGGCTCCAGAGATTATTGAAAAACTTCTTGAGCTTCACCGTGTAGTGAGGAATGGTTAA
- a CDS encoding HAD family hydrolase, translating to MNLFEIAKKFESKLSKIKVAAFDIDGVLTNGHVWWDDEALGFNRLTHTSDGYGLKLLMEAGIKTGVISGGNSVSVQKRFEENLKLDFAFLGNEDKREAYKKILEMGYKAEEILFMGDELFDIPLLKASGFAATVTDAPHEVKAFCDYVSVREGGKAAVREVIDIVRYAQGFSPEILDFDGSPIDLKNTWPKL from the coding sequence ATGAATTTGTTTGAGATTGCAAAGAAATTTGAATCAAAACTTTCAAAAATAAAAGTTGCCGCTTTTGATATTGATGGTGTTTTAACAAATGGTCACGTGTGGTGGGATGATGAGGCTTTAGGTTTTAATCGTTTAACTCATACAAGTGATGGTTATGGGTTGAAGCTCCTTATGGAGGCCGGGATCAAAACTGGAGTTATCTCTGGTGGAAATAGCGTCAGTGTCCAAAAACGTTTCGAAGAAAATTTAAAATTAGATTTCGCTTTTCTTGGAAATGAAGATAAGAGAGAGGCCTATAAGAAGATTCTCGAGATGGGTTATAAAGCAGAAGAAATTCTTTTTATGGGTGATGAACTTTTTGATATTCCTCTTTTAAAAGCTTCTGGTTTTGCTGCGACTGTGACGGATGCTCCACATGAAGTTAAGGCTTTTTGTGATTATGTGTCCGTAAGAGAGGGTGGTAAGGCCGCGGTCAGAGAGGTCATTGATATCGTTAGATATGCACAAGGATTTTCACCTGAAATTCTAGATTTTGACGGAAGTCCGATTGATTTAAAAAATACTTGGCCTAAGCTTTAG
- a CDS encoding histidine kinase produces METFLKNKSSIEIINTLDTYFQQESSDILNAVSHDVKNPLGIIELSLGLLEDRIEPLLENIEEAQAAKIKNFFKNISIGIERSQEILENTMLIRSNSLSDEKKEMKIHNFFESFSIYAKPSFKRAKISTENCLDLDLIKNFNIRSHALLLIHFLKFISESIESETHMTLKASFADDSFIFTAVSVSDAEVRLKKIENNDQFSLLCEKLDSLATKLISHYSIENTSAKEVTAKLSWPKA; encoded by the coding sequence ATGGAAACATTTTTAAAAAATAAATCAAGCATAGAAATAATCAACACTTTGGATACATACTTTCAACAAGAAAGCAGTGATATTCTAAATGCAGTCTCTCACGATGTTAAGAATCCACTTGGAATTATTGAATTATCGCTTGGACTATTAGAAGATCGAATCGAGCCACTACTTGAAAATATTGAAGAAGCTCAAGCTGCAAAGATCAAAAATTTTTTTAAAAATATTAGTATCGGTATTGAGAGATCACAAGAAATACTTGAGAATACGATGCTTATTCGATCCAATAGCTTGTCTGATGAGAAGAAAGAAATGAAAATTCATAACTTCTTTGAGTCTTTCTCTATTTATGCAAAGCCTAGCTTCAAGCGTGCAAAAATAAGTACAGAAAACTGTCTTGATTTAGATCTTATCAAAAATTTTAACATTAGAAGCCATGCTCTTCTTCTCATTCACTTTCTTAAATTTATTAGTGAGTCTATTGAGTCTGAAACACATATGACATTAAAGGCTTCATTTGCAGATGATAGCTTCATCTTTACTGCAGTTTCAGTAAGTGATGCGGAAGTAAGACTGAAAAAAATTGAAAATAATGATCAGTTCTCACTTCTATGTGAAAAACTAGACTCACTTGCAACAAAATTAATTTCTCATTATTCAATCGAAAACACTTCTGCCAAGGAAGTGACAGCGAAATTATCTTGGCCTAAAGCTTAG
- a CDS encoding DUF493 family protein, with product MNLDKLHSLLDDQYNWPDHYTFKFVGKDEHRDQLTEVIGLAPTNERPSSSGKYISYSFQIKINASHEVIEIYKKVSVISGIITL from the coding sequence ATGAATTTAGATAAATTACATTCTTTATTAGACGATCAATATAACTGGCCAGATCATTATACGTTCAAATTTGTCGGAAAAGATGAGCATCGTGATCAGTTAACAGAGGTTATTGGACTTGCTCCAACGAATGAGCGTCCTTCTTCTTCTGGTAAATATATCAGTTATTCTTTTCAGATTAAAATCAATGCTTCTCACGAAGTCATCGAAATTTATAAAAAAGTTTCAGTAATTTCTGGTATCATTACTCTATAA
- a CDS encoding NAD(P)H-dependent glycerol-3-phosphate dehydrogenase: MRKEYKTALVVGAGAFGTSLASILANKFEHVILKVRSEDVCTAINKDRENSVYLPGIKLASNIQAIIDWDEFDANYENTLELIVSGLPTVGIAPFFEENYDRFLKYFERQIPLISLSKGIDPKTLELSDDLLFDFYPQHKEFITFLSGPSFAKEIMEEQITLVTVAGRSRKVLGQISSMLDTEYFKALPNYDVKGVLLGGALKNVLAIAGGIIEGLGYNHNTRAAMITRGIVEMLRFGKVFNARPETFYGLSGMGDLILTTTGGLSRNKQFGLEIAAGRSPLEIINSQRTVVEGYKTTMAAHLISEKYEIRARIFNGLYEVLYNEHDPKDVVSLLMKTPAKFEIE, encoded by the coding sequence ATGAGAAAGGAATACAAAACAGCGCTCGTTGTTGGTGCTGGTGCGTTCGGAACGTCTCTTGCCTCGATTTTGGCGAATAAATTTGAACATGTTATTTTAAAAGTACGTAGTGAAGATGTTTGCACTGCTATTAATAAAGATCGCGAGAACTCAGTTTACCTTCCAGGGATTAAGCTTGCTTCAAATATTCAGGCGATAATTGATTGGGATGAATTTGATGCTAACTATGAAAATACTCTTGAGCTCATCGTTTCAGGCCTTCCAACTGTTGGGATCGCACCATTTTTTGAGGAAAACTATGACCGTTTTTTAAAGTATTTTGAGAGGCAAATTCCATTGATCTCACTTTCGAAGGGGATTGATCCTAAAACATTAGAGCTTAGTGATGATTTACTTTTTGATTTCTATCCACAACATAAAGAATTTATCACTTTCTTGTCGGGACCAAGTTTTGCCAAAGAAATTATGGAGGAGCAGATAACACTTGTTACAGTTGCTGGTCGTTCTAGAAAGGTCCTTGGGCAAATCTCTTCGATGCTTGATACAGAGTATTTTAAGGCCCTGCCAAATTATGACGTCAAAGGCGTACTACTTGGTGGAGCTTTGAAGAATGTTCTTGCTATTGCTGGTGGAATTATTGAAGGTCTTGGTTATAACCATAATACACGAGCAGCAATGATTACTCGTGGTATCGTTGAGATGTTACGCTTTGGAAAAGTATTCAATGCTCGTCCAGAAACCTTCTACGGACTTAGTGGAATGGGAGATCTTATTTTAACTACAACGGGTGGTCTTTCTCGTAATAAACAATTTGGTCTTGAAATCGCCGCAGGCAGAAGCCCTCTTGAAATTATCAATTCACAACGTACTGTAGTTGAAGGATATAAGACAACAATGGCGGCGCACTTAATTTCTGAAAAATATGAAATTCGCGCAAGAATTTTCAATGGGCTTTACGAAGTTCTTTATAATGAGCATGATCCTAAAGATGTGGTGAGCTTACTAATGAAGACTCCAGCAAAATTTGAAATTGAGTAG
- a CDS encoding protein-disulfide reductase DsbD, protein MKKIVFLLLLALSIFAEEVPKNVMQMSMSPINIDGQTFLAANFKNFSHWHTYWINPGDAGLPIEATFKINGEEKNLTVKEWPIPKRFKEDGDIMTFGYEDEYTLFFEYPGDLKDQKIEAHFKWLICKNICIPGEKHINGEVKDSAFITADNDFQVSMDEMKTRFSKLPKEKELPVYFDISLVKQGENLVFIYSISKPVMDIPTKNNVLSIYPMLPFSFKRESLFTDSKKSLYGKYTMDWDGVYMEPEMPLPADGKFEKPFDFKFLLNDPITKETYVIKKSFSSYSFDNNGQFESFFKILKPVIETNEVKSHEDVPAEASTGPNMLYYLVMAFLGGLILNIMPCVLPVISLKLFSLIGHSNESKKSIFRHNLAYSAGVIATFFALAGVITLLKNTGEQIGWGFQLQSPSFVALMIVIIFVMALNMFGLFEFRTPGGSKLGSVELKDTFSGDFIGGVLATILSTPCSAPFLGTALTFAFSESTATIFGIFFAIGLGLSFPFLLTAFFPSLIKFLPKPGMWMNHVKKILGLTLILTTIWLLDVFSALTDSSLAVMKINTGLVLIFFIFYMRAKMTKKIIWSIIFLIPTIVLIYQAQGTVISYGESGSNMLNDKNRDAEITWQKWSEEKMNDNMRINKLTFIDFTAKWCITCKVNERLVIDTKAFRDLVKEKNVELMLGDWTKRDPQIGAWLKSQGFVGVPAYFVINSKGELIKLGETITVAEIKNSL, encoded by the coding sequence GTGAAAAAAATAGTATTCTTGCTACTACTTGCTCTCTCTATCTTTGCAGAGGAAGTACCTAAAAATGTTATGCAAATGAGTATGTCTCCAATCAATATTGACGGTCAGACTTTCCTTGCTGCTAACTTTAAAAATTTTTCCCACTGGCATACATACTGGATCAATCCAGGAGATGCGGGACTTCCAATAGAGGCAACATTTAAAATCAATGGTGAAGAAAAAAACCTTACCGTTAAAGAGTGGCCAATTCCAAAGCGTTTCAAAGAAGATGGAGATATTATGACTTTTGGATATGAAGATGAGTATACTCTCTTCTTTGAATATCCAGGAGATCTTAAAGATCAAAAGATAGAGGCTCACTTCAAATGGCTAATCTGTAAAAATATCTGTATCCCAGGTGAAAAACATATCAATGGAGAAGTAAAAGACTCAGCATTCATTACTGCTGATAATGACTTTCAAGTTTCAATGGATGAAATGAAAACTCGTTTTTCTAAACTTCCAAAAGAAAAAGAGCTTCCAGTATATTTCGACATAAGCTTGGTGAAACAAGGTGAAAATCTAGTTTTCATTTACAGCATTTCTAAGCCAGTGATGGATATCCCAACCAAGAACAATGTCCTTTCTATTTATCCAATGCTCCCATTCTCTTTTAAAAGAGAGTCACTTTTTACAGATTCAAAAAAGTCACTTTATGGTAAATATACTATGGACTGGGATGGCGTTTACATGGAACCAGAAATGCCACTGCCAGCTGACGGAAAGTTTGAAAAACCATTTGATTTCAAATTTCTTCTAAATGACCCAATCACTAAAGAAACATATGTTATTAAAAAATCTTTTAGTTCTTATAGTTTTGATAACAATGGACAATTCGAATCTTTCTTTAAAATACTAAAACCAGTAATTGAAACAAATGAAGTTAAAAGTCATGAAGATGTTCCTGCTGAAGCAAGTACGGGCCCAAATATGCTCTACTACTTAGTAATGGCATTCCTTGGTGGTCTAATATTAAATATTATGCCTTGCGTACTTCCAGTTATCTCTTTAAAACTGTTTAGCCTAATTGGACATAGTAATGAGAGTAAGAAGTCAATTTTCAGACATAATCTCGCCTACTCAGCTGGTGTTATTGCAACTTTCTTCGCACTTGCAGGGGTTATAACTCTCTTAAAAAATACAGGTGAGCAAATTGGCTGGGGATTCCAGCTTCAATCACCAAGCTTTGTAGCACTAATGATAGTTATCATCTTTGTTATGGCGCTTAATATGTTTGGTCTCTTTGAATTTAGAACGCCAGGTGGGTCTAAGCTTGGATCAGTTGAACTTAAAGATACATTTAGCGGTGACTTCATTGGAGGAGTGCTGGCAACAATTCTTTCAACTCCTTGTTCTGCACCATTTCTTGGGACAGCACTTACTTTTGCTTTTAGTGAATCAACTGCAACCATTTTTGGAATTTTCTTCGCAATTGGACTTGGATTATCATTTCCATTCCTTTTAACGGCCTTTTTTCCATCGCTTATTAAATTTTTACCGAAGCCTGGTATGTGGATGAATCACGTAAAAAAAATATTAGGTTTAACACTTATCCTCACGACGATTTGGCTTCTTGATGTATTTTCAGCTCTAACAGACTCTAGCCTTGCTGTAATGAAAATCAATACAGGCCTTGTTTTGATTTTCTTTATTTTCTACATGCGTGCTAAGATGACGAAGAAAATTATTTGGTCAATAATCTTCTTGATACCAACTATTGTGCTAATTTATCAGGCCCAAGGGACAGTTATCTCATATGGGGAAAGTGGTTCAAATATGCTTAACGATAAGAATCGTGACGCAGAAATCACTTGGCAAAAATGGTCCGAAGAAAAAATGAATGACAATATGAGGATCAATAAACTTACCTTTATCGACTTTACTGCCAAGTGGTGTATCACTTGTAAAGTTAACGAGAGACTCGTTATTGATACCAAAGCTTTTAGAGATCTTGTAAAAGAAAAGAATGTTGAGCTTATGCTTGGAGATTGGACGAAACGAGATCCACAGATTGGGGCTTGGCTAAAGTCTCAAGGATTTGTTGGTGTACCAGCTTACTTTGTCATTAATAGCAAGGGGGAGCTTATCAAACTCGGAGAAACAATCACCGTCGCAGAAATTAAAAATAGCCTATAA
- a CDS encoding ABC transporter substrate-binding protein, which yields MRSFPQRIVCLTEESVEFLYALGEEEKIVGVSAYAKRPVEVSSKPIVTAFVNGSVKKIKDLKPDLVIGYSDIQKDLARELIGEGLNVYISNHRSIEEILDYLLFLGRLVGREAKASELIAKVEAKILEAKKFGDSLSYRPKVYIEEWDEPIISGIQWFCEIVQLCGADIVFMDKSTMKLAKDRIVNIDDFKDQEIDIIFGCWCGKPVDIHSILKRPYLAHTEAIRRKQIYELEPEIFLQPGIAPISTGIDIIIDYLRNYQKLGG from the coding sequence GTGAGAAGCTTTCCACAAAGAATTGTTTGCTTGACTGAGGAATCAGTAGAATTTCTTTATGCCCTTGGTGAAGAAGAGAAAATTGTTGGTGTCTCAGCTTATGCCAAGAGGCCTGTAGAAGTTTCTTCCAAACCAATTGTTACGGCCTTTGTTAACGGGAGCGTCAAGAAGATTAAAGATTTGAAACCTGATCTCGTCATTGGTTACTCTGATATTCAAAAAGATTTAGCCCGAGAGCTGATTGGAGAAGGACTGAATGTCTATATTTCTAATCATCGAAGCATTGAAGAAATTCTTGATTACCTACTTTTTCTTGGACGTCTGGTTGGTAGAGAAGCTAAAGCAAGTGAGCTGATAGCAAAGGTCGAAGCAAAAATTTTAGAGGCCAAAAAATTTGGAGATTCTTTAAGCTATCGTCCAAAAGTTTATATTGAAGAGTGGGATGAACCTATTATCAGTGGTATTCAATGGTTTTGTGAGATAGTTCAACTATGTGGAGCAGATATTGTCTTTATGGATAAATCGACAATGAAGCTTGCTAAAGATCGTATCGTAAATATAGACGACTTTAAAGATCAGGAAATTGATATTATTTTTGGTTGCTGGTGCGGTAAACCAGTTGATATTCACTCAATTCTTAAGCGCCCATATCTGGCCCATACTGAAGCTATTAGAAGGAAACAGATTTATGAACTGGAGCCAGAAATTTTCCTCCAACCTGGCATTGCGCCTATTTCTACGGGAATTGATATCATCATTGATTATTTAAGAAACTACCAGAAATTAGGTGGTTGA